A portion of the Hymenobacter gelipurpurascens genome contains these proteins:
- a CDS encoding NAD(P)/FAD-dependent oxidoreductase, protein MPATSPRHRAPATPATDYDVMIVGAGSAGLSAALVLGRCLRRVLVCDGGKPRNAPSPAVHGFLTRDGILPDELLRLGREQLTPYKTVEVREARVTQVEVMAKCFRLTVEGATGRSTTYTTRKVLLATGVDDELPPLDGMRDLWGSGVLHCPYCHGWEVRDKPLAVYGQHKSVTGLALLVSRWSKDIIVCTDGWKGLTPNARRRLRRQGISVREEELDRLVGDQSGELKHIEFKTGEKLARKAVFVHAHQHQRSPLAEQLGCEFSEKGAVLVDKDQQTSVRGFYAAGDITPGTQQALLAAAKGSQAAICINETLTREECPK, encoded by the coding sequence ATGCCAGCCACCTCCCCTCGTCACCGCGCTCCTGCTACGCCTGCTACTGATTATGATGTGATGATTGTGGGGGCCGGCAGTGCGGGCCTGAGTGCCGCGTTGGTACTGGGCCGCTGCTTGCGCCGCGTGTTGGTGTGCGACGGCGGCAAACCGCGTAACGCCCCTTCGCCCGCCGTGCATGGCTTTCTCACCCGCGACGGAATTCTGCCGGATGAGCTGCTGCGCCTGGGCCGGGAACAACTGACGCCTTATAAGACAGTAGAGGTGCGGGAAGCGCGCGTCACGCAGGTAGAGGTGATGGCCAAGTGCTTCCGCCTGACCGTTGAAGGGGCCACAGGCCGCAGCACCACCTATACGACCCGTAAGGTACTGCTGGCCACGGGCGTTGATGATGAGTTGCCGCCGCTAGATGGCATGCGCGACTTATGGGGCAGCGGGGTGCTGCACTGCCCGTATTGCCACGGCTGGGAAGTGCGCGACAAGCCGTTGGCCGTGTATGGCCAACATAAAAGCGTGACTGGCCTAGCCCTATTGGTCAGCCGCTGGAGCAAGGATATCATCGTGTGTACTGATGGCTGGAAAGGCCTCACGCCTAACGCGCGGCGGCGGCTGCGGCGGCAGGGAATTTCGGTACGAGAAGAGGAGCTAGATCGGCTGGTAGGCGACCAAAGTGGCGAGCTGAAGCATATCGAGTTCAAAACGGGTGAGAAGCTGGCTCGCAAAGCCGTGTTTGTACACGCGCACCAGCACCAGCGTAGCCCGCTGGCCGAACAGCTGGGCTGTGAGTTTTCTGAGAAAGGCGCTGTATTGGTTGATAAGGACCAGCAAACCTCCGTGCGCGGCTTCTACGCGGCCGGCGACATTACGCCCGGCACGCAACAGGCGCTGCTGGCCGCCGCCAAGGGCAGTCAGGCCGCCATCTGTATCAATGAGACCCTTACGCGCGAGGAGTGCCCGAAGTAG
- a CDS encoding DUF5686 and carboxypeptidase-like regulatory domain-containing protein, whose protein sequence is MKTVYLLLLLLLLVGVNPIVGQQLLFKGRVTEAATGKAVPFASVFVPGSGQGATADVEGRYELKATAPVDSLGASAIGFTTLKKRVSGLTTQTVNFVLGSGSVSLGEVVVRPYENPAYRILRRVQEHKPQNNKRSLEAFEFDSYSRTEVALNNLPDQLSRRKLLRQMVQVADSAGLPRDASGKPIVPFFASEVLSHYYQLNRPLRKREEIRKTQLHGAAPREGSVTSQILGSSFQDWDFYPNWQQLLGKDFISPIAEGWKFTYEYELLDSVLVGQDYCYQIGVKPRRPQDLAFVGTIWITADTYALRQVDLVVSPEANLNFIDQIRVKQELLPSAAGPSLPRRTAVVVGIKPTKGSTGILAHLTIVNTNFSANQPKPLAFYDRPLETAADAFEVPQGFFEQNRPDSLSQQEQATLQVLDSVRQLPAMRNLLEVADIAVNGYYRAGKIDWGPILTAYSFNNIEGNRFRVGFRTTPEFSRDWLLRPYLAYGTRDGRFKYGLRVQRIVDRQHWTVVNFEHRHDLDQVALLDNDYALENPLFEASARLGNISSSRPLRRNLTTLAVQTDLFRGFTQRVMFRRQSFNPLYPFAYYTQEQQPGSPTDDHFDLSEIMVESRYARDEVLLPNNQNRRTAIGLKRWPVFTVRYTVGLDKLLGSDFRYQKINLLIDQSVRLGQVGRADYRLDAGYIPSTVPYPLLKSHLGNQSPFYNSGAFNLMRYFEFVSDRYVSFRVENQFDGFLLNSIPAIKQLNWRLVATGNVLWGSVSEANRRINPTEDPVNGGPLPSFQSLGRTPYAEVGYGVENIFRVARVDFIHRLTYRNSPGARTFGVKVSFQFKL, encoded by the coding sequence ATGAAAACCGTTTACCTGCTGCTTTTGCTTCTGCTGCTGGTAGGCGTGAACCCTATTGTAGGTCAACAACTGCTGTTTAAAGGCCGCGTGACGGAAGCTGCCACGGGCAAAGCGGTTCCGTTTGCGTCGGTGTTTGTGCCGGGCTCCGGGCAGGGAGCTACGGCCGATGTGGAAGGCCGCTACGAGCTGAAAGCCACTGCCCCGGTTGATTCGCTGGGGGCTTCGGCTATTGGCTTCACCACGCTAAAAAAGCGCGTGAGTGGCCTAACCACTCAAACCGTCAATTTTGTGCTGGGCTCGGGCTCGGTTTCATTAGGCGAGGTAGTGGTGCGGCCGTATGAGAATCCGGCCTACCGGATTCTGCGGCGGGTGCAGGAGCATAAGCCTCAAAACAACAAGCGCAGTCTGGAGGCCTTCGAGTTCGACAGCTACAGCCGCACCGAGGTAGCGCTCAACAATCTGCCCGACCAGCTTAGCCGCCGCAAGCTGCTGCGCCAGATGGTGCAGGTAGCCGATAGCGCGGGCCTGCCCCGCGACGCCAGTGGTAAGCCCATTGTGCCTTTTTTTGCCTCCGAAGTGCTTTCGCACTACTACCAGCTCAACCGCCCGTTGCGTAAGCGCGAAGAAATCAGGAAGACGCAGCTGCACGGCGCGGCACCGCGGGAAGGCTCCGTTACTTCCCAGATTCTGGGCTCCTCGTTTCAGGACTGGGATTTCTACCCCAACTGGCAGCAGCTGCTGGGCAAGGATTTTATTTCGCCTATTGCCGAGGGCTGGAAGTTCACCTACGAATATGAGCTGCTGGACTCAGTGTTGGTAGGCCAGGATTACTGCTACCAGATTGGGGTGAAACCGCGCCGCCCGCAGGACCTGGCCTTTGTGGGCACCATCTGGATTACGGCCGACACATACGCTTTGCGCCAGGTAGATCTGGTGGTGAGCCCGGAGGCTAACCTCAACTTTATTGACCAGATCCGGGTGAAGCAGGAGTTGCTTCCCTCGGCGGCGGGGCCGAGCCTGCCCCGGCGCACGGCGGTGGTGGTAGGCATCAAGCCAACCAAAGGCAGCACCGGTATTCTGGCCCACCTCACCATCGTCAATACCAACTTCAGCGCCAACCAGCCTAAGCCGCTGGCTTTTTACGACCGCCCCCTGGAAACTGCCGCCGATGCGTTTGAGGTGCCTCAGGGGTTTTTCGAGCAAAACCGGCCCGACTCCCTGAGCCAGCAGGAGCAGGCCACGCTGCAGGTGCTGGACTCGGTGCGGCAGCTGCCGGCCATGCGCAACCTGTTGGAGGTGGCCGATATTGCGGTAAATGGCTACTACCGGGCGGGCAAAATTGACTGGGGCCCAATTCTTACGGCCTATAGCTTTAATAATATTGAAGGCAACCGCTTCCGAGTGGGCTTCCGGACCACGCCAGAGTTCAGCCGCGACTGGCTACTACGGCCCTACCTGGCCTACGGCACCCGCGACGGCCGCTTTAAGTATGGCCTTCGGGTGCAGCGCATTGTGGACCGCCAGCACTGGACGGTGGTGAACTTCGAGCACCGCCACGACCTCGATCAGGTAGCCCTCCTCGATAATGACTACGCCCTGGAAAACCCGCTGTTCGAGGCCTCGGCGCGCCTGGGCAACATCAGCTCCAGCCGCCCCCTGCGCCGCAACCTGACCACGCTGGCCGTGCAGACCGACTTGTTCCGAGGCTTCACGCAGCGCGTGATGTTCCGGCGCCAGAGCTTCAATCCGCTGTACCCGTTTGCCTACTACACCCAGGAGCAGCAACCCGGCTCTCCCACCGACGACCACTTCGACCTGTCGGAAATTATGGTGGAGTCGCGGTATGCCCGCGACGAAGTGCTGCTGCCTAACAACCAGAACCGCCGCACGGCCATTGGCCTGAAACGGTGGCCGGTGTTTACGGTGCGCTACACGGTAGGCCTTGATAAGCTGCTGGGCAGCGACTTCCGCTACCAAAAAATCAACCTACTCATTGACCAAAGCGTTCGACTAGGCCAGGTAGGGCGCGCCGATTACCGCCTTGACGCGGGCTACATTCCGAGTACGGTGCCTTACCCACTGCTGAAGTCGCACCTCGGCAACCAGTCGCCGTTCTACAATAGCGGGGCCTTTAACCTGATGCGCTACTTCGAGTTCGTGAGCGACCGGTATGTCTCGTTTCGGGTAGAGAACCAGTTCGATGGTTTCCTGCTCAACTCCATTCCGGCCATCAAGCAGCTCAACTGGCGCCTGGTAGCCACCGGCAATGTGCTGTGGGGCAGCGTGAGCGAGGCCAACCGCCGCATCAACCCCACCGAAGACCCTGTGAACGGCGGGCCGCTGCCCTCGTTTCAGTCGTTGGGCCGCACGCCGTATGCCGAGGTGGGCTACGGCGTGGAGAACATCTTCCGGGTGGCCCGCGTAGATTTCATCCATCGCCTCACGTACCGCAACTCGCCCGGAGCGCGTACCTTTGGGGTGAAAGTGAGTTTCCAGTTCAAGCTCTAA
- a CDS encoding 4-alpha-glucanotransferase produces MILRFTLPFRTEWGQRLVVCGSLPSLGQWNLDQALNLHYNPDFGLWSQAISLPDNHLGQVEYKYILLDERDGGKHWEWGPNRTIGYDAQRFTRIVLEDFWRPAAQPENELHTAAFLKALMRRPAATEAPATPALTSEAVVRFQLSAPRVDPNHVICVLGSDPALGAWDASQAVLLSDTDYPTWCADVTLENPEQLVQYKYGIWEPTEKKILHLEAGEDRLIYPATDRRTLRVKADDNFRYPTGNWRGAGVALPVFAMRSRSGLGVGEFPDLKLLVDWAVATGLKMVQVLPINDTVATHTWVDSYPYAAISVFALHPQYLHLQAIAELQDAAARQELEQLREEFNAKDFVDYEPVMNAKWKFIKLLYQQEKAKFLADPEFQAFRQEQESWLAPYAAFSALRDRFHTADFSQWPEEFRTPARVAELTDEAAVDFDEAGIHFFTQFHLDKQLREAVAYARQHGVVVKGDLPIGIYRHSVDAWTQPELYHMHQQAGAPPDDFSVTGQNWRFPTYNWERMAEDGYAWWKQRMSTLARYFDALRIDHILGFFRIWEIPEHSVEGLLGHFSPALPLHQHEIEQHIGWFDYGRLCEPYIRWHMLQSIFHGQAQQVFDEFMEDAGWHGAIRLKEHLRTQRQIEAYFDQQILADPSNTDHYKWIRTGLYKLVNEVLFVPDDQRPDLYHPRITLPLSQSFRELDEQTKPRLQELYFDFFYRRHEDFWREQGMVKLPPVRYATDMLICGEDLGMVPASVPGVMKALGILGLNIQRMPSDPAVEFGHPGTAPYLSVVSPGSHDMSTVRGWWEEDREKAQRFFEHTLGHYGQQAPQFCEPWVAREITEQHLASPAMWAIFPLQDLLAMDSGLRREDPLEEQINVPSNPTHFWKYRLHINLEELKQKFAFNSELINLVQQSARDKVY; encoded by the coding sequence ATGATTCTTCGTTTTACCCTGCCCTTCCGTACCGAGTGGGGCCAGCGCCTGGTGGTTTGCGGTTCCCTGCCTAGCCTAGGCCAGTGGAATCTCGACCAAGCCCTTAACCTGCACTACAACCCCGATTTTGGGCTTTGGAGCCAGGCAATCAGCCTACCCGACAATCACCTAGGCCAGGTAGAATACAAGTATATCCTGCTGGATGAGCGCGACGGCGGCAAGCACTGGGAATGGGGACCGAACCGCACCATCGGCTACGATGCGCAGCGCTTCACGCGCATTGTGCTTGAAGACTTCTGGCGCCCCGCCGCGCAGCCCGAAAACGAGCTGCACACGGCCGCCTTCCTGAAAGCTCTGATGCGCCGCCCCGCCGCTACGGAGGCTCCGGCTACACCTGCCCTCACCAGTGAAGCAGTAGTTCGCTTCCAGCTTTCCGCCCCCCGCGTCGATCCGAACCACGTAATCTGCGTGCTCGGCTCCGACCCCGCTTTGGGTGCCTGGGATGCCAGCCAGGCCGTACTGCTTTCCGATACCGACTACCCTACCTGGTGCGCCGATGTAACCCTGGAAAATCCGGAGCAACTAGTGCAGTACAAGTACGGTATCTGGGAGCCGACGGAAAAAAAGATTCTACACCTAGAAGCTGGCGAAGACCGCCTCATTTATCCGGCCACCGACCGCCGCACCCTGCGCGTAAAGGCTGACGATAATTTCCGCTACCCCACCGGCAACTGGCGCGGGGCCGGCGTAGCCTTGCCCGTGTTTGCCATGCGCAGCCGCAGTGGCCTAGGCGTGGGCGAATTTCCTGATCTGAAATTGCTCGTTGACTGGGCCGTAGCTACCGGCCTGAAGATGGTGCAGGTATTACCCATCAACGACACCGTGGCTACCCACACCTGGGTTGATAGCTACCCCTACGCCGCTATTTCGGTGTTTGCCCTGCACCCGCAGTACCTGCACCTGCAGGCCATTGCGGAGCTACAGGATGCCGCCGCCCGCCAGGAGCTGGAGCAGTTGCGCGAGGAGTTCAACGCCAAAGACTTTGTAGATTACGAGCCGGTGATGAACGCCAAGTGGAAGTTCATCAAGCTTTTGTATCAGCAGGAGAAGGCAAAATTCCTGGCTGATCCAGAGTTTCAGGCCTTCCGCCAGGAGCAGGAGTCGTGGCTAGCCCCCTATGCGGCCTTCTCTGCCCTGCGCGACCGGTTCCATACCGCCGACTTCAGCCAGTGGCCCGAAGAGTTCCGGACGCCCGCCCGCGTAGCCGAGCTGACCGACGAAGCCGCTGTCGATTTCGACGAAGCTGGCATCCACTTCTTTACTCAGTTCCACCTCGATAAGCAACTACGCGAGGCAGTGGCCTACGCCCGCCAGCACGGCGTAGTGGTGAAGGGCGACCTGCCCATCGGCATCTACCGTCACTCCGTGGATGCGTGGACCCAGCCGGAACTCTATCACATGCACCAGCAGGCCGGCGCCCCGCCGGATGATTTCTCCGTAACGGGCCAGAACTGGCGCTTCCCAACCTACAACTGGGAGCGAATGGCCGAGGACGGCTACGCGTGGTGGAAACAGCGCATGAGCACCCTGGCCCGCTACTTCGACGCCCTGCGCATCGACCACATCCTGGGCTTCTTCCGCATCTGGGAAATTCCGGAGCACTCCGTGGAAGGCCTCCTAGGCCACTTCTCCCCGGCTCTACCCCTGCACCAGCACGAGATTGAACAGCACATCGGGTGGTTCGACTACGGCCGCCTCTGCGAGCCTTACATCCGGTGGCACATGCTGCAAAGCATCTTCCACGGTCAGGCCCAGCAGGTGTTCGATGAATTTATGGAAGATGCCGGCTGGCATGGCGCCATCCGTCTGAAAGAGCACCTACGCACCCAGCGTCAGATAGAGGCCTACTTCGACCAGCAGATTCTGGCAGACCCTAGCAACACTGACCACTACAAGTGGATCCGCACTGGCCTATACAAGCTGGTGAACGAAGTGCTGTTCGTGCCCGATGATCAACGCCCCGACCTCTACCACCCGCGTATTACGCTGCCCCTAAGCCAGTCGTTCCGGGAATTGGATGAGCAAACCAAGCCGCGCCTACAGGAGTTGTACTTCGATTTCTTCTACCGCCGCCACGAGGATTTCTGGCGCGAGCAGGGCATGGTAAAGCTACCCCCCGTCCGCTACGCTACCGATATGCTCATCTGCGGCGAAGACCTCGGCATGGTACCCGCCTCAGTGCCCGGCGTCATGAAAGCCCTCGGCATCCTGGGCCTCAACATCCAGCGCATGCCCTCCGACCCTGCGGTAGAGTTCGGCCACCCCGGCACTGCCCCCTACCTCTCCGTAGTGAGTCCCGGCTCCCACGACATGAGCACGGTGCGTGGCTGGTGGGAAGAAGACCGCGAGAAAGCCCAGCGCTTCTTCGAGCATACACTAGGCCACTACGGCCAGCAAGCCCCCCAGTTCTGCGAGCCCTGGGTTGCCCGCGAAATCACGGAACAGCACCTTGCCTCACCCGCCATGTGGGCCATTTTCCCCCTGCAGGATCTGCTTGCTATGGATAGTGGCCTACGCCGCGAAGACCCTTTGGAAGAGCAGATAAACGTACCCTCCAACCCGACCCATTTCTGGAAATACCGGCTGCACATCAACTTAGAAGAATTAAAACAAAAATTTGCATTTAACTCAGAATTAATAAACTTAGTACAGCAAAGTGCACGAGATAAAGTATACTAA
- a CDS encoding T9SS type A sorting domain-containing protein: protein MKTHLRLLIILASWIGLGGPSVKAEGSKNLTPGTNTNALTAATNDRCGYLVHNSDQQSAQVDVSYGFLKPASWVSPVGVQFNPDYRLFIRLLPNEKLSYGIQRANDPNFTTSNYKDLVLTLRYGTGDGKIVKQNTLARNPTTTYLLGTNQAGVIDDYTQAAAGPLPATGGYQPLEYTNNTGTTQDFFIEFTQAGEYTDQGTQPGFNDLKTQDAAFNNGASATGNRVFSVYNLWDFTVTGTDNQTKNGRLFSKAWAFSSLAATNLLSSKFTLYPLVESRSTANSYYVKAIELAGLRPYAFFFVTNEFGSTAATGRTSVADRRKSQNGNTAYAQYPSFVNDPDPTIWRSASIPTASITPQPYCRNGNTEVAFTTSSTETGRFDINITYGGNTRTLNTDVVGGSSATIIWDGLVNGVRVPAGQTITYSFTNRGAPVNFPLYDAENNEGGFVVRNIRPSAAGADALYWDDTNITALGTSSLNGTLSPAHSWGNNDATTPGNAATVNTWTYGFVSAANSLTYITVNVCDNDGDNVPDNTDIDDDNDGILDLVEALSGTSSIDPSAFADATSPIRYLDVDYVHPIFGAFRDLNNNGVNDIFDTDGDGIPNHFDLDSDGDGLTDSFEAGNTNLTWVGSGGSAGTTSGYSVAQGRFTNTLGSLSTSVGNNGLPNAVENRTNNNTEVSTIRYTLTDSDGDTFTANNQTASNYNFLDLDSDNDGITDEIEALASATYATRKAQTNFNTDTDKDGIRDAYDGNVNGGNSITTRVDTDLDGVADMFDLDSDGDNATRTTQPIYKQTADWTEGFDANGSGAAGDEIVTLAQLFATNNPLKSNYYSITTNGAGYAATTLSAFLQDSDGDNIPNFLDIQSTYYHDDNFNGLVDIYDPAYSGTSSTAPGYTSALADAYFRRSAVAVPLPVQLASFMAKAVGQSAQLTWRTAQEQNNDYFVIERSFDGKSFSSVGQVKGQGTTSVATDYRFTDAQAGQQAQGQVAYYRLRQVDTDGTASYSSVQALTFSTTVAISVKPNPASGEASLELGTLPVGQYQVMVLDVTGRSVYQASAQGGQAKALPVGQWPAGVYLIRVQGQNTVQTTRLIKE, encoded by the coding sequence ATGAAAACACACTTACGCTTATTAATCATCTTGGCTAGTTGGATAGGGTTAGGTGGACCATCAGTAAAAGCTGAGGGGTCTAAAAACCTGACACCTGGCACCAACACTAATGCACTTACCGCCGCTACTAATGACCGTTGCGGCTATTTAGTACACAATTCTGATCAGCAATCAGCGCAGGTAGATGTATCGTATGGATTTTTAAAGCCTGCTAGCTGGGTGAGCCCTGTTGGGGTTCAGTTCAATCCCGATTATCGACTTTTTATCCGTTTGTTGCCTAATGAGAAGCTTTCATATGGTATACAACGAGCCAATGATCCAAACTTTACTACCAGCAATTATAAGGATCTAGTTTTGACGTTGCGTTATGGTACTGGCGATGGTAAAATTGTTAAGCAAAATACGCTCGCACGTAATCCTACAACCACATATTTACTAGGCACAAACCAGGCAGGAGTCATTGACGATTATACTCAAGCGGCGGCTGGTCCTTTACCTGCTACTGGTGGCTACCAGCCACTAGAATACACCAATAATACAGGAACTACCCAAGACTTTTTTATTGAGTTTACGCAGGCAGGAGAGTACACTGACCAAGGCACTCAACCGGGTTTTAACGACTTAAAGACGCAAGATGCTGCTTTTAATAACGGAGCAAGTGCAACAGGCAACCGTGTTTTCAGTGTCTATAACTTGTGGGATTTTACTGTAACGGGTACCGACAATCAGACTAAAAACGGACGTCTTTTTAGTAAGGCTTGGGCCTTTTCTTCTTTAGCTGCGACCAATCTGCTATCTAGTAAGTTTACGCTGTACCCGCTAGTAGAAAGTCGCTCTACAGCAAACAGCTATTACGTGAAAGCAATCGAGCTAGCTGGTCTGCGTCCGTATGCTTTCTTCTTCGTTACTAATGAGTTTGGTTCCACTGCCGCTACCGGCCGTACTTCGGTAGCCGATCGGCGCAAAAGTCAGAATGGTAACACTGCATATGCACAGTATCCCAGCTTCGTAAACGACCCTGACCCAACTATATGGCGTAGTGCAAGCATCCCAACAGCTTCTATTACTCCCCAGCCTTATTGCCGTAATGGTAATACAGAGGTAGCTTTTACCACTTCATCCACTGAAACTGGGCGCTTCGATATTAACATTACATATGGCGGTAACACCCGTACATTGAATACAGATGTAGTAGGCGGTTCATCCGCGACAATCATCTGGGACGGTTTAGTAAATGGTGTGCGTGTTCCAGCAGGACAAACCATCACTTATAGCTTCACAAATCGGGGGGCACCAGTCAATTTTCCTCTCTATGATGCAGAAAACAATGAAGGCGGATTTGTAGTGCGGAACATTCGTCCCTCAGCAGCAGGAGCTGACGCATTATACTGGGATGATACTAATATTACAGCCCTAGGTACAAGCAGTCTAAATGGCACACTCAGTCCAGCTCACAGTTGGGGCAATAATGATGCTACTACCCCTGGTAACGCTGCAACTGTAAATACGTGGACTTATGGGTTTGTTAGTGCCGCAAATAGCCTAACCTATATTACTGTAAACGTATGTGACAACGATGGTGACAATGTTCCAGATAATACTGATATCGACGACGATAACGACGGGATTTTAGATTTAGTCGAGGCTTTATCTGGCACTAGCAGCATTGACCCTAGTGCCTTTGCTGATGCTACCTCCCCTATTCGCTACCTTGACGTAGACTATGTGCATCCCATCTTTGGCGCCTTCCGCGATCTGAATAATAACGGGGTTAATGACATATTTGATACTGATGGTGATGGAATACCTAACCACTTTGACTTAGATTCAGATGGTGATGGCCTCACTGATTCATTTGAGGCTGGCAATACTAATCTTACGTGGGTTGGTAGTGGTGGCTCTGCTGGTACTACTAGTGGTTACTCAGTTGCACAAGGGCGCTTCACCAATACTCTTGGTTCATTATCAACTTCAGTTGGTAATAATGGATTACCAAACGCTGTAGAGAACCGCACAAATAACAACACTGAAGTATCTACTATCCGCTACACATTGACTGATAGTGATGGTGATACGTTTACAGCAAATAACCAGACTGCCAGCAATTATAATTTCCTTGATCTAGACTCTGATAACGATGGAATCACGGATGAGATAGAAGCTTTGGCTTCTGCCACTTATGCTACCCGTAAAGCCCAAACTAACTTTAACACGGACACAGATAAAGATGGTATTCGGGACGCCTACGATGGAAACGTTAACGGCGGCAACTCCATTACTACCCGAGTCGACACCGATCTAGATGGAGTAGCCGATATGTTTGACCTCGACTCTGATGGCGATAATGCAACCCGCACCACTCAGCCTATTTATAAACAGACTGCTGACTGGACTGAGGGTTTTGATGCCAATGGAAGTGGAGCAGCAGGCGATGAAATTGTAACATTGGCCCAACTCTTTGCAACTAATAATCCATTAAAAAGCAACTATTATTCTATCACTACTAATGGGGCTGGGTATGCTGCTACTACTCTATCGGCATTTTTGCAGGATTCGGACGGTGACAATATTCCGAACTTCCTTGATATACAGTCGACTTATTATCATGACGACAACTTCAATGGGTTGGTGGATATTTACGACCCCGCATACAGTGGGACAAGTTCTACCGCTCCAGGCTATACAAGTGCTTTAGCAGATGCCTACTTCCGTCGATCGGCAGTAGCAGTTCCCCTCCCTGTACAGCTAGCCAGCTTCATGGCGAAAGCCGTAGGCCAGTCGGCACAGCTGACGTGGCGCACGGCGCAGGAGCAAAACAATGACTACTTCGTGATTGAGCGCAGCTTCGACGGCAAGAGCTTCTCGTCGGTAGGCCAGGTAAAAGGACAGGGCACGACTTCCGTGGCTACCGACTACCGCTTCACCGATGCGCAGGCTGGACAGCAGGCACAGGGCCAAGTGGCCTACTACCGCCTGCGTCAGGTAGATACAGATGGCACGGCTTCTTATAGCTCCGTGCAGGCGCTTACGTTCTCCACTACCGTCGCTATCAGCGTGAAGCCTAACCCGGCTTCTGGTGAGGCTTCGCTGGAGCTGGGCACGCTGCCTGTAGGTCAGTACCAGGTAATGGTTCTGGATGTAACGGGACGCTCGGTATACCAGGCTTCGGCCCAGGGTGGCCAGGCAAAGGCACTGCCCGTAGGCCAGTGGCCGGCCGGCGTTTACCTGATCCGCGTTCAGGGACAAAACACTGTGCAGACGACGCGCTTAATCAAAGAATAG
- a CDS encoding M28 family metallopeptidase — protein MRFLTLLPGAALALGLLGGCAKTPSASTGVAGPTAPPALEAIRETEIRRDLFSLASDSMRGRRAGTADELRAAVWVAERARAAGLEPAGDDGTYFQFYPLRRITVAATSRMSLNGRTLGLWKEAWITAPINARLDGPVVWLNSLADTVRRDLRGKIVALPLVPPTPLPVANISLRSMRYALAAIGQQGAALRLRGVAGIILVADAPTEPSLEFIGHRYQDGQYLLPSMPVPAAPIPVLLVRQSLTAALRAPKARFQAELGMNDFEYPSINVVARVPGTDPELRKENVLFSGHHDHDGIGTPVAGDSIWNGADDNATVSVALLAIGRAWKQRPGARSALFVWHGAEERGLLGSRWFVDHPTVPKASIVAVLNGDMMGRNAPDSAALLGSTAPHRNSQALVDMALKANQGVSKFTLDNSWDDAKHPEGWYFRSDHLPYARAGIPSLFFTTLLHPDYHTPRDEASRIDVAKLTRMTRWMYATGWAVSATPQRVTQDPDFKLER, from the coding sequence ATGCGTTTTCTTACTCTGTTGCCGGGCGCGGCTCTTGCGCTAGGCCTATTGGGCGGCTGCGCCAAAACACCGTCGGCTAGCACCGGCGTGGCCGGTCCTACTGCCCCACCAGCCCTGGAAGCCATCCGGGAAACCGAAATCCGGCGCGACCTTTTTTCACTAGCCAGCGACAGTATGCGGGGTCGCCGTGCCGGTACCGCCGATGAGCTGCGCGCCGCCGTTTGGGTAGCTGAGCGCGCCCGCGCCGCTGGCCTAGAGCCTGCCGGCGACGATGGCACCTACTTTCAGTTCTACCCCCTGCGCCGCATCACGGTGGCTGCTACCTCGCGCATGAGCCTCAATGGCCGGACGCTGGGGCTTTGGAAGGAAGCCTGGATAACCGCCCCCATCAATGCCCGCCTCGATGGGCCCGTTGTCTGGCTGAACTCCCTGGCCGACACGGTGCGCCGTGATTTGCGCGGCAAAATTGTGGCTCTGCCGCTGGTGCCGCCCACGCCGCTGCCCGTCGCCAACATCAGCCTACGGAGCATGCGCTATGCTCTGGCCGCTATCGGTCAGCAGGGTGCTGCGCTGCGTTTGCGTGGAGTAGCGGGCATTATTCTGGTGGCCGATGCGCCTACTGAGCCCAGTTTGGAGTTTATAGGCCACCGCTACCAGGATGGGCAGTACCTGCTGCCGTCTATGCCGGTGCCGGCCGCCCCGATTCCGGTTTTGCTGGTTCGACAGAGCCTGACCGCCGCACTGCGGGCGCCCAAAGCCCGCTTTCAGGCGGAACTGGGCATGAATGATTTCGAGTATCCTTCCATTAATGTGGTAGCGCGCGTGCCGGGCACCGATCCGGAGCTGCGCAAGGAAAACGTGCTGTTCAGTGGCCACCACGACCACGACGGCATCGGGACGCCCGTGGCCGGCGACTCCATCTGGAACGGCGCCGACGACAACGCCACCGTAAGCGTGGCCCTGCTGGCCATCGGGCGGGCCTGGAAACAGCGGCCGGGCGCCCGCTCGGCGTTATTTGTGTGGCATGGCGCCGAGGAGCGTGGCCTACTGGGCTCCCGCTGGTTTGTTGATCACCCAACCGTGCCAAAGGCGTCCATTGTGGCCGTGCTCAATGGCGACATGATGGGCCGCAACGCCCCCGATTCGGCGGCGTTGCTCGGCTCCACGGCTCCGCACCGCAACTCCCAGGCGCTGGTAGATATGGCGCTGAAAGCGAATCAAGGTGTCAGCAAATTCACTCTTGACAACTCCTGGGACGACGCCAAGCACCCCGAAGGCTGGTACTTCCGTTCCGACCACCTGCCCTACGCCCGCGCCGGCATTCCGTCCCTGTTCTTCACCACACTGCTGCACCCCGACTACCACACGCCCCGCGACGAGGCCTCGCGCATTGATGTGGCAAAGCTCACCCGCATGACGCGCTGGATGTATGCCACCGGCTGGGCCGTATCGGCCACGCCCCAGCGCGTAACCCAAGACCCCGATTTCAAGCTGGAGCGCTAG